CTGCACTAATAGGTTCAGCATTCTTATCTAGGGTTGTAATCACATCAGGATAAGTACTCACTCTTTTTTCATCGATGTCTACTGCCATATGCTCATTCATCACATGTATAAGAGCTCTTCTACCCTCTCCTTCAATTTCTATAACCCCTACATCAAAAGCTTCTTTCGTGTATTGCAAATTTGTTTTTATTACCTTCCCTTGTAATAAAATCTCTCCTTTACTTCGCTTTAGCAAGGCATCGAGTTTTTTATTGACTTTATCCCCAGCATTTAATAAATCATGCCCTAATTCTAAAGCCATACTAATACCTCCTAAAACCGCGTGCTGTTTAACATAAGAAGCTTTTATAGGATTTCTGCAACTAGCTATAAAACCTCCACTTTGATGGCTTGCGGTCCTTAAAATCCAAGAAATATTGTCACAAACCCCCTCGCATATCAATTCTAAATACTGATTTTTAGATCGATTGCCTCCTACTGCGCTTTGAATTACTACTTCTTTACTAAGTCCTATTGAACCCATATCTCCAGTAGGATGAGCCCTTAAATCCCCTAAAGCATCTGCAACATAAGTTCCCAATAAAGCTGAAGGCAACCAAGCATTAAGAGTAGAACTCATACCATTTTGTCCTATCATCAAGCCTTTAATAGGCTTTTTAATTTTTTCTTGAACAAGTTTGACAGCCTTAACATAATCAACTCCTAGCATTTCCCAATCACTCAAATCTCCAGGCGCCCCTATAGCTGCACTAGTAGCAATAATATCCTCATCATCAAACTCATCCATACTGGCTAAAATAGGACGTCCTATAGTAGTAGCAAGTTCCCCTAATTCCAAGCCATGCCTTACCCAACCTCCGCCACCGCAAGCATAAATACTTCCGCCTTTAACAGCAGCCATTACATCATCTTTTGTTAATAATCTTTTCATAAATTATCCCTTTAAAATAAGTATCATAGAGAAAAACAGTCCTTTATAATTTTTTCTTGCCAAAAATTTATCCCCATAATAAGAACTTTACACCCTTTAATCTTTATTGCATAATATTTGCATAAAATAGTCATACCTTAAACAAGAGTTAAAAATTTAAGATCTTCTCTATGTTTTTTTAAGAGCAACTATGCGCCTATAATCAATAGCCAAGAAACAAATTATTAGTATTTTTGGCAACAAACACTGCTTTACCAAATTAAAACTTTATTAAACCTTGGCTTCTTAAATTTGACTCATTTGCTTAAAAATATACTTCAATTTTTAAGAATTAAACATAAATTTCATTCTTTATAAAATTCATTGAATTAAGCTAAACCAAAAAGCTTTTTGAGTTTTTCTCATAAGCCTTGATTTGTTCTTCATATTTTAAAGTTAAAGCTATATTATCAAGCCCTTCTAGCAAACAGGTTCTACGAAATTCATCCAAATCAAAAGAAAAAACTTGATCTTTAAAAAATACCTTTTTCTCAAATAAAGAAATTTCTATATTTTTATCTTCAGATTCTTTTAGTTGCTTTATAATGCTTACAACCTCATCTTTAGCAAGCTCTATAGTAAGCAAACCATTTCCTAAAGCATTATTTTTAAAAATATCTGCAAAAGAAGGCGCGATAATAGCTCTTATACCATAATCCACCAAAGCCCAAGGTGCGTGCTCCCTTGAAGAACCGCTTCCAAAATTTTCAAAACTTACTAAAATAGAAGCATTTTGATATTCTTTTTTATTGAGATTAAAATCCATATTTAAAACGCTTTCTTTATCGTCTAAATAACGCAAATCATGAAATAAATGCTTACCAAAGCCCTGCTTTGAAACAGCAAGTAAAAATTGCTTAGGAATGATTTGATCTGTGTCGATATTGGCATATTCTAAAGGACAAGCTATACCTTTATGAGTAGTAAATTTTTGCATTTTAAACTCCTAAATATTTTCTATTATCACAAATAAAGCCTTCTATGGCACAGGCTGCTGCGCTTGCAGGACTCATTAAGTGGGTGATAGAACCCTTACCTTGTCTGCCTACAAAATTACGATTTGAAGTTGAAGCGACTCTTTGTCCCGCGCTTGCTTTATCATCATTCATACCAAGACACATTGAACATCCTGCATATCTCCACTCGCACCCTGCTTCAATGAAAATTTTATCAAGTCCTAAATTTTCAGCTTCTTTTCTCACTTGCATAGAACCAGGCACGATTAAAGCTTTAACATCCTTATGAATTTTACGCCCTTTTAAAATATCCGCAGCTATCTTAAGATCTTCTAAACGCCCATTTGTACAAGAACCTATGAAAACAATATCGATTTTTACCCCTTCTAAGCTTTGATCTTGCTCTAAATTCACATAATCTAAGGCATCGAGTAAGGATTTTTGATCGCTTGGGTTGCTAAAATCACTGACTTTTGGAATTCTTTCATTTATAGCAATAACTTGAGAAGGATTAGTTCCATAGCTGATTTGTGGTTGAATTTGACTTGCATCAAGGACTATGCTTTCATCATATTGCGCGCCCTCATCGCTTTTTAAACTTCTCCAATACTCACAATGCTTTTCAAATTCTTCTCCCTTTGGAGCAAATTCTTTCCCTTTTATATATTCAAAAGTAATCTCATCAGGAGCTATCATGCCGACTTTTGCACCAAATTCTATAGCCATATTACAAAGTGTCATTCTAGCTTCCATACTCAAGCTTTCTATCAACTCTCCACAAAATTCTATGGCATAGCCTGTGCCTTTTGCGGTGCCATATTTTGCTATAAGATATAAAATCAAGTCCTTAGCATAAACACCCTTTTGAAACTGACCCTTGCATTCTATTTTCATGGTTTTGAGCTTTGCTTGTTTTAAAGTTTGCGTAGCCATTACATGCTCGACCTCACTTGTACCTATACCAAAAGCCAAAGCTCCAAAAGCCCCATGTGTTGCAGTGTGAGAATCCCCACAAACCAAAGTTACACCTGGTAAGGTAAAACCAAGCTCAGGACTTACTATATGCACTATACCTTGATTTTTATCGCCTAAGCCTAAAAGTCTGACTCCAAATTCTTTAGTATTTTGCATCAAAGTCGTAATCTGCTCTTTTGCCATACCTGAACAAGCGTCCAAATCTGTGCTTTTAGTCGATACATCATGATCAATAGTCGCTAAAGTTAAATCTGATCTTGCCATTTTGCGATTTGCCATTTTAAGACCTGAAAAAGCTTGAGGGCTTGTTACTTCGTGGATTAAATGTCTATCGATATAAAGTATAGGGAGTTCATTTTCCTTTTGATAAACCACATGAGAATCAAATACTTTTTCATATAAAGTTTTAGCCATTGTTATTCTCCTTTAAAATTTCTACTATACAATCCCCCATTTCATCGGTGCTTAAATAAGAATTCGCATTTAAATCCTTAGTCATTTTTCCACGCTCTAAAGCTATGGCTATGGCATTTTCTATATCTTGTGCAGCTTTTTCTTCTTTAAAGCTATATTTTAACATCAAAGCAGCACTTAAAATTTGGGCTATAGGATTGGCTATATTTAAATGAGCTATATCAGGAGCCGAGCCACCTGCTGGCTCATAAAGCCCAAAACCTTTATCATTTAAACTCGCAGAACAAAGCAAGCCCAAAGATCCGCTTATAGCTGCTAATTCATCGCTTAAAATATCGCCAAAAAGATTAGAACAAAGCATTACATCAAAAGTGCTAGGATTTTTAATAATTTGCATAGCTGCATTATCTACATACATGTATTCTAGCTTGATATCTTCGTATTCTTTTGCAATTTGTCCTACTACATCACGCCATAAAATAGAACTTGCTAAAACATTTGCTTTGTCGATTAGGTGCACTTTTTTATTTCTTATTCTTGCACTTTCAAAAGCAAGGCGTGTGATCCTTTCTATCTCTGCTTTAGTGTAAATTTCAGTATCATAAGCACTTTCTTTGCCTAATTCTTGCTTACCAAAATAAATCCCACCTGTAAGCTCTCTAACACATAAGATATCTACACCTTTTTGGATAATTTCATCTTTTAAGGGCGAAGCATGTCTTAAGCTTTCATAAATTTTACAAGGACGCAAATTTGCAAATAAATTAAAATGCTTTCTTAAAGGTAAAAGCGAAGCTCTTTCAGGTCTTTGATCTATGGGTAAATTATCCCACTTAGGCCCTCCTACTGAACCAAATAAAATAGCATCGCTTTGCTCACAAAGCTTTAAAGTCTCATCGCTTAATGCTACCCCATACGCATCTATACTTGCCCCACCTATCTTTGCTTCTTTTGTTTCTAATTTAAAGCCGTGTTTTTGGGCGACAAAATTTAAAATTTTTAAAGCCTCTTTCATCACTGAAGGCCCTATGCCATCTCCTGGCAAAACTGCTATTTTATAAGTATTCATACTGCTTTCCTTTCTTCAACTTTTAAAGATCGATAAATTGCATTGTAAGCACTGATAAAGGCTTGTGCTGATGCTTCTATAACATCTGTTGAAAGCCCTTTGCCATGGAATTTTCTCCCTTTAAATTCTAAATCCACATCCACTTGCCCTTGTGCATCCACACCTGAACTTTTTGCATTAATGCTATATGCTTTTAAAACAGGGTTTAAGCCTGTGATTCTAGAGATGCAATTAAACACCGCTTCTATAGGCCCATTTCCGGTACAAGCTTCAGTTTTTAACTCTTCTTTTATACGCACACAAACACAAGCTGTTGGGATAGTGCCACTGATTACACTTAATTTTTCAAGTACTAATTCATTCTCTTCATCATTTTCATAACTTAAAAACATTAAAGCCTCTAAGTCATAATCATAAACCTGTCCTTTTTTATCCGCAAGGCGTAAAAAACTCTCATAAACTTCGTCTAAATTATAAGTTTTTTCATCATATCCTAAATTATCAAGACAAGTTTTAA
The window above is part of the Campylobacter coli genome. Proteins encoded here:
- the leuB gene encoding 3-isopropylmalate dehydrogenase, whose translation is MNTYKIAVLPGDGIGPSVMKEALKILNFVAQKHGFKLETKEAKIGGASIDAYGVALSDETLKLCEQSDAILFGSVGGPKWDNLPIDQRPERASLLPLRKHFNLFANLRPCKIYESLRHASPLKDEIIQKGVDILCVRELTGGIYFGKQELGKESAYDTEIYTKAEIERITRLAFESARIRNKKVHLIDKANVLASSILWRDVVGQIAKEYEDIKLEYMYVDNAAMQIIKNPSTFDVMLCSNLFGDILSDELAAISGSLGLLCSASLNDKGFGLYEPAGGSAPDIAHLNIANPIAQILSAALMLKYSFKEEKAAQDIENAIAIALERGKMTKDLNANSYLSTDEMGDCIVEILKENNNG
- the leuC gene encoding 3-isopropylmalate dehydratase large subunit; protein product: MTMAKTLYEKVFDSHVVYQKENELPILYIDRHLIHEVTSPQAFSGLKMANRKMARSDLTLATIDHDVSTKSTDLDACSGMAKEQITTLMQNTKEFGVRLLGLGDKNQGIVHIVSPELGFTLPGVTLVCGDSHTATHGAFGALAFGIGTSEVEHVMATQTLKQAKLKTMKIECKGQFQKGVYAKDLILYLIAKYGTAKGTGYAIEFCGELIESLSMEARMTLCNMAIEFGAKVGMIAPDEITFEYIKGKEFAPKGEEFEKHCEYWRSLKSDEGAQYDESIVLDASQIQPQISYGTNPSQVIAINERIPKVSDFSNPSDQKSLLDALDYVNLEQDQSLEGVKIDIVFIGSCTNGRLEDLKIAADILKGRKIHKDVKALIVPGSMQVRKEAENLGLDKIFIEAGCEWRYAGCSMCLGMNDDKASAGQRVASTSNRNFVGRQGKGSITHLMSPASAAACAIEGFICDNRKYLGV
- the leuD gene encoding 3-isopropylmalate dehydratase small subunit — encoded protein: MQKFTTHKGIACPLEYANIDTDQIIPKQFLLAVSKQGFGKHLFHDLRYLDDKESVLNMDFNLNKKEYQNASILVSFENFGSGSSREHAPWALVDYGIRAIIAPSFADIFKNNALGNGLLTIELAKDEVVSIIKQLKESEDKNIEISLFEKKVFFKDQVFSFDLDEFRRTCLLEGLDNIALTLKYEEQIKAYEKNSKSFLV
- a CDS encoding DUF917 family protein — its product is MKRLLTKDDVMAAVKGGSIYACGGGGWVRHGLELGELATTIGRPILASMDEFDDEDIIATSAAIGAPGDLSDWEMLGVDYVKAVKLVQEKIKKPIKGLMIGQNGMSSTLNAWLPSALLGTYVADALGDLRAHPTGDMGSIGLSKEVVIQSAVGGNRSKNQYLELICEGVCDNISWILRTASHQSGGFIASCRNPIKASYVKQHAVLGGISMALELGHDLLNAGDKVNKKLDALLKRSKGEILLQGKVIKTNLQYTKEAFDVGVIEIEGEGRRALIHVMNEHMAVDIDEKRVSTYPDVITTLDKNAEPISAGHIKKGDEIYIFNINKNLIPLSSSIKDKSVYDKVEKTLNIKIADYALGV